The genomic window TTTCCTGCGGGTATTTCAATCAGCTCAAAAGGCATATCTTTAGGAAAACGGTGCAGATAATCCATAAAGCCGGTCTGAACCCAGTCCGGCATTTTTGTCCCTACAGCAATGAGTTGTAATTTCAAACTCAGCTCCAGAGTTTTTCAAGTTCATACATGCGACGGCTTTCATCTTGCATGATATGAACAATCGCTTCACCAAGGTCAACGACAATCCAATCAGATACGCCTTGGCCTTCAACGCCAAGTGGATGGAGGCCATTTTTACGGCATGCTTCAATTAAGCGGTCTGCAACAGACATGAGATGGCGGCTTGATGTACCAGTACAGATGACCATTTGGTCAGTAATACTTGATTTTCCACGGACATCAATAGTCATGATATCTTCAGCTTTTGCATCATCAAGCTGAGCGATTATAAATTGTTGAAGTTCAGTTCCTTGCAAAAGGTTCACCTTTTATTCTATTCAAATTATACAGTGCATAAAGTTAAACAATGTTTGTAATATACCTGTTAAGGTCGGGGCATTTTACCCTAGATTTTGAGAAAAATCGGCTAAATTCTTATATATTAATTAATGTGTGGAATTTATATGAGTAACTGCGGCTAAGTTCAAGGAATTTATACAAACTTTACAATGTAATAGACGGCTAAGCAGAGGCGAGAACTAACAATAGAAAATGGAGAATATCTGTCATGCAGGCGCAACTTTTTCCGGTGGCTTTAATGGGAGAAATAACATATCCCACTGATAAAATTGTTAAATTAACTCAAAACCATGTGCAATTTATCTCTCAACTGGGCGATGAGGAATTGGCTGGAGTAATATGCCATGATAATTTATATGATGAGCTTGCGAGACAATTACCTGAAAATACGCCGATATTAAAATGTCGTGAATGGCAAAATGCAGAACAGCTTGACCGATTTTTACTCCAGCTTTATACGCAATATCGTCTCAAGCAACTCATGGCTAATTTAAGTCATCACCAAATCATTCAATTTCATAGTCGACATAAATATTTATTAATGGCGTATTCACCACAAGGCTATCAACTGACTGGAAAGTGGGTTGCTGCTATTCAAAAAAATAGCCAACTCAGTGATTTTTATTCTCAGTATCGTACAACATTGCTCGCTATTCTTGCTCAAACACCACCGCGTAAATTGCAGGTAAACGCGATTCGCCATATTCAAGGCTATTTCAAAAAAATTGCAACAAAAGATGAGAAGATAAATTTAGATGAGGTAATTAATAAATATCTTAATGGGCGTTTATCTATCAACGCGCCTTTAGCCTTGCTGAAACAGCTTCTTACTCAATACCCAAACACCTATTTAAGCGAACAATATTATTTATCACCTTACCCTGAATGTGAACATATCAGGGCGCTAAATTAATTTTGATAAAGATGGTGCTGATAAATGTAATCGATAACAGGTGCAGGGATCAGGTCATAACACGTTTTACCGGATGCCAATGCTTGACGGATTTCAGTGGCTGATATGTTAACTAATGGCGTATTAGCTAAAAAAATATGACCATGGGGTACTTGGCTTAGTTTATTTGGATCGTCTGTTTTATGCTGGTTAAGCCAATCTTGCATTTTGAGATCTTGGAAATCTGCATCATAACCTGGGCGAGAGCACACTAACAGATGACAATAATCCAGTAATTGTTCCCAACCATTCCAAGTATGAATAGATAATAAAGAGTCTTGCCCAATAATAAATGCAAGAGGTTGTTCTGCTCCCATTTCTTGGCGTAAAGACGCCAGCGTTTCAATGGTATAAGAAGGGCTGTTTTTCTCTAACTCTCTGGTATCAATAGTAAATAATGGATTACCTTGTATTGCTAATTTAACCATTTCTAAGCGCTGGCTAGGATTTGCTTTGGGTTGAGGACGATGTGGTGGAACATGATTAGGCAGTAAAATAACTTTTTGTAGGCCAACTTGTTTTGCCAATGCTTCAACTGGACGCAAATGTCCATAATGAATTGGGTCAAATGTCCCACCAAATAGTGCCTGAAGGCCTTCTTGCTTAAAGGTCATGGATAAAACTCTCTGGTAAGGCTGCGGTACATATTAACATCGATAAGGATTGCAAATCTGGCCAGACAGAGTGGCTAAAATCTTGCTTAGCATGCAATTCAGCTTGAGTTAGTAAAAGTAGGGCTGATTGTAATTGATGTAAACTTAGCCGTTGCAAGGCAGCTGTCAGCAACGGACGACGATTTTGCCAAACCTTATGTTGATCAAATAATGATTTTAATGCGGTTGTCGCGGATTGACGTTTTAATGTTAACAGCAACATTAATTCGCGTTGAACCGTGCGTAATAAAATAACGACTTCTGTATCTTCCTGTTGTAACTGCTCAAGAATATGCCATGCCCGGAATGACTTTCCTGCCAACATCGCATCTATCAAATGATATGGCGTGAAATGGGCTGAATTGTTAACAGCACTTTCAACGCGAGGAAGTGTCAATTTACCATCAGGATACAGTAATGAGAGCCGTTCCAATGCTTGAGATAAGGCAAGTAAATTCCCCTCATAACAGTAGCAAAGTAGTTGGTTCGCTTCTGTTTCGAGGTTTAAATTCATATTGCTGGCACGTTTTGAAACCCATTGTGGCAGCCGTTGATATTCAGGTGTTAAACAGCTGATATAAACGCCATCATCACTAATCGCTTTAAACCAAGCACTATTTTCTTGTGCTTTTGTTAGCTTTTGCCCACGTAATAAAAGGAGCAAATCAGGGTGGAGTAATTGAGATAATTTTACCAGTTTTTCTGCCATTGCGGCATTAGGGCCATTTTCGGGCAAAATTAAGGTTAATGATTGGCGAGATGCAAATAAACTCAATGCCTGACAAAGACTAAAAATTTCATCCCAATCAGTATGTTGTTCAAGAGTGAAAGTGAAGTTTTCAAGAAACCCATGAGTGTGAGCAACTTTGCGGATTGCATCTTGGCTTTCTTGAATTAATAGGGGCTCATTGCCCCATATTAAATAGCGGCCTTTCAGAGACTCTTGTAACTGAGAGGCCAGCTGTTCAGGATAAAGACGGATCATTCTGGTTCTACTGACACGGCTTTGGCTGCATTTTCCTTTTCAAGTTCAGCAGTATGAATAATCAGTAATTTACGTACTAACATTCGCGCTGCTTGTTCACGCATTTCTTGTTTGACCAATTCATTTTCAGCATCTTTTGCAAGCGCTTCTAATGGGTTATCAATGAAAGAGCGCTCAACTTGAGTCTGTAACGGGTAGATAGAACCGTTTGGCATTAATACTTGTGCATTAAGGACAAATGTGAGCTGTTTCTCTGCCGATTTACCATCTTGATAAATTGAGACAGTTTCCGTTTTTTCTGATGATCCCGTGATTTTCAATACAGGGATATCTGCCTTGCCATTTTCAACTAAAGTGACATTATTTAACCTAAGTTGTTCTCTAACAGCACGCGTTAACGGGCTATAAGGAGACGTTGAACTTAATTGTAATGTTTTTAGCTCGTCAGGAATTTGTGTTGTTCCTTGCAAGCGAAAACCGCAACCTGCGGTGACTAGCACCGACAGGCTCAGTAATAATGTTATCAGATAGCGCACTCGGCCTCCTTATCAGCCTACTACTAGGTTCAGTAGTTTACCAGGAACATAAATGACTTTACGGATGTTCACGCCCTCAAGGTATTTAGCAACACTGTATTCTTTTGATGCCATATCAAGGACAAATTCTTGATTTGCATCAGCAGGAACAGTTACGCGACCGCGGACTTTACCATTAACTTGGATAACAACCAGTTTGGTGTCATCCACCATAGCGTCTTTATCTGCTATTGGCCAAGCTGCACAATCAACATCATCTGTATGGCCTAATGCTTGCCACATTTCAAAGCACGCATGTGGAATGATTGGGTAGAGCATGATAACAATGGCTTCCAAAGATTCTTGTACTAAAGCGCGATCTTGTTCAGTTTCTTGTGGTGCACGAACTAATTTGTTCATGAATTCCATGATGGCAGCAATTGCGGTATTAAACGCATAACGACGGTCGAAATCGTCTGTCACTTTAGCAATTGTTTTATGCAGATCACGGCGCAGATCTTTTTGTTCAGCAGTTAATGTGTTGATATCTAAAGGTTGTGTTGCACCTTTTTGTGAGTGCTCATGAACTAAACGCCATACACGGCGTACAAAACGGTTAGCGCCTTCAACACTTGATTCTTGCCATTCAAGAGTGAGTTCTGGTGGAGCAGCAAACATCATGAATAGGCGGACAGTATCAGCACCGTATTTTTCGACCATCAATTGTGGGTCAATACCATTGTTTTTTGATTTGGACATTTTGCTCATACCGGTATAAACCAGTTCATGTCCTTCATTATCAACAGCTTTAGTTATACGGCCTTTTTCATCACGTTCAACAATTGCATCGGTTGGAGAAACCCATACGCGCTGGCCATCTTCACCAGTGTAGTAGAAGGCATCTGCCAGAACCATACCTTGACACAGTAAGCGCTTAGCAGGCTCATCTGAATTGACTAATCCAGCATCACGCATCAATTTATGGAAGAAACGGAAATACATTAAGTGCATGATGGCGTGTTCAATACCACCAATATATTGGTCAACAGGAAGCCAGTAGTTAGCCGCTGTAGGATCTAACATGCCTTCATCATAATGTGGGCAAGTATAGCGAGCATAGTACCAAGATGATTCCATGAAGGTATCAAAAGTATCGGTTTCAAGTAGAGCAGGTTGACCATTAATTGTCGTTTTAGCCCATTGCGGATCTGCTTTTATTGGGCTGGTGATGCCATCCATTTCAACATCTTCAGGTAACACGACTGGTAATTGATCTTCAGGAACAGGAACAACCGTGCCATCTTCCAATGTTGCCATTGGGATTGGCGCTCCCCAATAACGTTGACGAGAAACACCCCAATCACGTAAGCGATAGTTGATTTTACGGTTACCTACGCCAATTGAAACTAATTTATCTGCAATAGCGTTAAAACCAGCAGCATTGTCTAATCCGCTAAATTCGCCTGAATTAATCAGTGAGGATTTTTCAGTCATTGCTTCTTCAGAGATGTCAGGTTCACTGCCATCAGCATTTGCAATAACCACTTTGAGTGGCAAATTATATTTATGCGCAAATTCCCAGTCACGTTGGTCATGAGCAGGAACTGCCATAACTGCACCTGTACCATATTCCATTAATACAAAGTTAGCGGCCCAAATAGGCAGTTTTTCTTGAGTTAATGGATGAATAACATACAGCCCCGTTGGTACACCTTTTTTGTCCATCGTTGCCATATCAGCTTCAGATGTTTTGGTGTTACGGCATTCAGCAATGAAATCAGCGAGCTCTTGGTTATTTGCTGCCGCTTCTTGTGCTAATGGATGGCCTGCTGCAACGGCAACATAAGTGACGCCCATAAAAGTATCTGGACGCGTTGTGTAAACAGTGAGTTTGTCATCACGATCAGCAACATTAAACGTAATATCAACCCCTTCTGAGCGGCCAATCCAGTTACGTTGCATTGTTTTAACTTGTTCTGGCCAATCATCAAGATTGTCGAGATCATTAAGCAGTTCTTCTGCATAGTCAGTAATTTTAATAAACCACTGAGGAATTTCTTTACGCTCAACCGGTGTGTCGCAACGCCAGCAACAACCATCAATAACTTGTTCGTTAGCCAGTACGGTTAAATCGTGTGGGCACCAGTTAACAGCTGAGGTTTTTTTATACACTAAACCTTTTTCATAAAGCTTGGTGAAAAACCACTGTTCCCAGCGATAATATTCAGGCGTACAAGTGGTAACTTCACGGTTCCAATCATACCCAAAGCCCAGCATTTTTAGCTGCGTTTTCATGTAATCAATATTGGCATAAGTCCAAGGTGCTGGTGCTGTTTTATTTTTTACAGCAGCGCCTTCAGCTGGTAGACCAAAAGCATCCCAACCAATTGGTTGAAGCACATTTTTACCTAATAAACGTTGGTAACGGGAGATAACATCACCCATGGTGTAGTTACGTACATGCCCCATGTGAAGTCGGCCAGAAGGGTAAGGTAGCATTGACAGGCAGTAGTATTTTTCTTTGCTGTTGTCTTCTGTCACTTTGAAAGTTTCTTTTTCATCCCAGTGACTCTGTACTTTTGGCTCTATATCTTCTGGACGATATTGTTCTTGCATGGCACCGATAATCCTATGGTGAATAAATGCTACTCAGTAGCGTTAAAATATATTTCTTTAATTCAGATCCGCATAGCATAGCGGATCATGACCGAAAACAACAATAGTTGATTAACTAAACTTATGAGGAAGTTATATATTGCTTTTCGGGGAGCGGGTTCAGACAATTTTATGCTGATAACGACATAACTTATAACCACACAACTTAACTAAAAATACTCATGATTGATAGTTCTTTACATAAAAAAACGATATGGATGATCCATTTGGCTTAAGGGAGAATCTAATCTTTTTTTGTGCATTTATAGCGATGAACTATTTAGAGAGAAAATAATATTTAGAGATATTAGTTGGGGCGCAGTCATATTGATCTGAGCCCCAAGGAGTGGAAAGGGTAACTTAGTGGATATTAATGCAAAATTTTTGCGAGGAAGTCTTTAGCGCGATCGGATTGAGGATTCTCAAAGAAATCTTCTTTCTTGCTATCTTCAACTATTTTACCTTCGTCCATAAAAATGACGCGATCGGCTACTTTTTTGGCAAAGCCCATTTCATGGGTCACCACCATCATTGTCATACCTTCATTTGCAAGCTTGACCATAACATCAAGAACTTCATTGATCATTTCTGGGTCAAGTGCGGATGTTGGTTCATCAAACAACATGGCAACGGGGTCCATACACAAAGCGCGAGCGATAGCGACACGTTGCTGCTGGCCGCCTGAAAGCTGGGCTGGAAACTTATTGGCATGATTTGATAATCCAACACGCTCAAGAAGTTTTAACCCTTTCTTTTCAGCTTCTT from Providencia sneebia DSM 19967 includes these protein-coding regions:
- a CDS encoding YbgA family protein, with the protein product MGEITYPTDKIVKLTQNHVQFISQLGDEELAGVICHDNLYDELARQLPENTPILKCREWQNAEQLDRFLLQLYTQYRLKQLMANLSHHQIIQFHSRHKYLLMAYSPQGYQLTGKWVAAIQKNSQLSDFYSQYRTTLLAILAQTPPRKLQVNAIRHIQGYFKKIATKDEKINLDEVINKYLNGRLSINAPLALLKQLLTQYPNTYLSEQYYLSPYPECEHIRALN
- the leuS gene encoding leucine--tRNA ligase translates to MQEQYRPEDIEPKVQSHWDEKETFKVTEDNSKEKYYCLSMLPYPSGRLHMGHVRNYTMGDVISRYQRLLGKNVLQPIGWDAFGLPAEGAAVKNKTAPAPWTYANIDYMKTQLKMLGFGYDWNREVTTCTPEYYRWEQWFFTKLYEKGLVYKKTSAVNWCPHDLTVLANEQVIDGCCWRCDTPVERKEIPQWFIKITDYAEELLNDLDNLDDWPEQVKTMQRNWIGRSEGVDITFNVADRDDKLTVYTTRPDTFMGVTYVAVAAGHPLAQEAAANNQELADFIAECRNTKTSEADMATMDKKGVPTGLYVIHPLTQEKLPIWAANFVLMEYGTGAVMAVPAHDQRDWEFAHKYNLPLKVVIANADGSEPDISEEAMTEKSSLINSGEFSGLDNAAGFNAIADKLVSIGVGNRKINYRLRDWGVSRQRYWGAPIPMATLEDGTVVPVPEDQLPVVLPEDVEMDGITSPIKADPQWAKTTINGQPALLETDTFDTFMESSWYYARYTCPHYDEGMLDPTAANYWLPVDQYIGGIEHAIMHLMYFRFFHKLMRDAGLVNSDEPAKRLLCQGMVLADAFYYTGEDGQRVWVSPTDAIVERDEKGRITKAVDNEGHELVYTGMSKMSKSKNNGIDPQLMVEKYGADTVRLFMMFAAPPELTLEWQESSVEGANRFVRRVWRLVHEHSQKGATQPLDINTLTAEQKDLRRDLHKTIAKVTDDFDRRYAFNTAIAAIMEFMNKLVRAPQETEQDRALVQESLEAIVIMLYPIIPHACFEMWQALGHTDDVDCAAWPIADKDAMVDDTKLVVIQVNGKVRGRVTVPADANQEFVLDMASKEYSVAKYLEGVNIRKVIYVPGKLLNLVVG
- the nadD gene encoding nicotinate-nucleotide adenylyltransferase, whose translation is MTFKQEGLQALFGGTFDPIHYGHLRPVEALAKQVGLQKVILLPNHVPPHRPQPKANPSQRLEMVKLAIQGNPLFTIDTRELEKNSPSYTIETLASLRQEMGAEQPLAFIIGQDSLLSIHTWNGWEQLLDYCHLLVCSRPGYDADFQDLKMQDWLNQHKTDDPNKLSQVPHGHIFLANTPLVNISATEIRQALASGKTCYDLIPAPVIDYIYQHHLYQN
- the rsfS gene encoding ribosome silencing factor yields the protein MNLLQGTELQQFIIAQLDDAKAEDIMTIDVRGKSSITDQMVICTGTSSRHLMSVADRLIEACRKNGLHPLGVEGQGVSDWIVVDLGEAIVHIMQDESRRMYELEKLWS
- the holA gene encoding DNA polymerase III subunit delta — encoded protein: MIRLYPEQLASQLQESLKGRYLIWGNEPLLIQESQDAIRKVAHTHGFLENFTFTLEQHTDWDEIFSLCQALSLFASRQSLTLILPENGPNAAMAEKLVKLSQLLHPDLLLLLRGQKLTKAQENSAWFKAISDDGVYISCLTPEYQRLPQWVSKRASNMNLNLETEANQLLCYCYEGNLLALSQALERLSLLYPDGKLTLPRVESAVNNSAHFTPYHLIDAMLAGKSFRAWHILEQLQQEDTEVVILLRTVQRELMLLLTLKRQSATTALKSLFDQHKVWQNRRPLLTAALQRLSLHQLQSALLLLTQAELHAKQDFSHSVWPDLQSLSMLICTAALPESFIHDL
- the lptE gene encoding LPS assembly lipoprotein LptE, yielding MRYLITLLLSLSVLVTAGCGFRLQGTTQIPDELKTLQLSSTSPYSPLTRAVREQLRLNNVTLVENGKADIPVLKITGSSEKTETVSIYQDGKSAEKQLTFVLNAQVLMPNGSIYPLQTQVERSFIDNPLEALAKDAENELVKQEMREQAARMLVRKLLIIHTAELEKENAAKAVSVEPE
- a CDS encoding amino acid ABC transporter ATP-binding protein, translating into MITLKNVSKWYGQFQVLTDCTTEVKKGEVVVVCGPSGSGKSTLIKTVNGLEPIQQGEIFVNGIQVNNKKTDLAKLRSKVGMVFQHFELFPHLSIIENLTLAQVKVLNRDKKEAEKKGLKLLERVGLSNHANKFPAQLSGGQQQRVAIARALCMDPVAMLFDEPTSALDPEMINEVLDVMVKLANEGMTMMVVTHEMGFAKKVADRVIFMDEGKIVEDSKKEDFFENPQSDRAKDFLAKILH